Proteins encoded in a region of the Paenibacillus sp. E222 genome:
- a CDS encoding response regulator: MENKKVLIVDDQNGIRILLMEVFSSEGYNTFQAPNGKIALEIVNNDKPDLVLLDMKIPGMDGLEILKHIKEIDPDIKVIMMTAYGELDMIKEATDLGALMHFTKPFDIDEMRVAVNMQLRNDTANKCS, from the coding sequence GTGGAAAATAAAAAAGTGTTGATAGTTGATGACCAAAACGGTATTCGAATCCTGTTAATGGAAGTGTTCAGCAGCGAAGGATATAATACGTTCCAAGCGCCTAATGGGAAGATCGCCCTGGAGATAGTAAATAATGACAAACCTGATCTTGTGCTGCTTGATATGAAGATTCCTGGCATGGATGGCCTGGAAATTCTGAAACATATTAAGGAAATTGATCCGGATATCAAAGTCATCATGATGACGGCTTATGGTGAACTGGACATGATCAAAGAAGCTACGGATCTTGGAGCGCTCATGCACTTTACGAAACCGTTTGATATCGATGAAATGCGAGTGGCAGTCAATATGCAGCTTCGAAATGATACTGCGAATAAGTGCAGCTGA